A single window of Salvia splendens isolate huo1 chromosome 8, SspV2, whole genome shotgun sequence DNA harbors:
- the LOC121743715 gene encoding pectin acetylesterase 11-like: protein MDRFTAALILLSWLSFVTMNAQVPDYIQNFTLLESAVAKGAVCLDGSPPAYAYVEGYGSGSSNWIVYMEGGGWCESLMDCINRSKKYHGSSKYENDTNFVGILDSDSQLNQYFYNWNKVFIHYCDGSVYMSDIKKVDPSNNLTFRGARIYHAMMEEMLHKGMGNAHNAILSGGSAGGLSTILHCDRFRYLFPNTTRVKCISDSGFFIHGEGALANKSGPHFAHVIETHELGALLPKSCTSKRDPNLCLFPEYLIEDVSTPLFLVETAFDSFQIKYSFKPKSIQWGLCELSLEQCNSQQIRIIEEFRPIVLKTLMKLDKSCSRGVFVDSCYLHGHIARRSTWTRSPLVRNTTMEQAIADWYFDRSPFQEIDNNASPQVCPHSDP from the exons ATGGATAGATTCACAGCTGCTTTGATCCTACTTTCGTGGCTTTCTTTTGTGACCATGAATGCTCAAGTCCCCGATTATATCCAAAACTTCACTTTGCTCGAGTCTGCTGTTGCAAAGGGAGCag TTTGTTTGGACGGAAGTCCACCAGCATATGCTTATGTTGAGGGCTACGGTAGTGGATCTTCAAACTGGATTGTTTACATGGAG GGCGGTGGATGGTGTGAATCACTAATGGACTGTATAAATAGATCAAAAAAGTATCATGGAAGCAGTAAATATGAAAATGACACCAACTTTGTTGGAATACTAGACTCAGACTCTCAATTGAACCAAT ATTTCTACAATTGGAATAAAGTCTTTATTCATTACTGTGATGGCTCAGTGTATATGTCGGACATCAAGAAAGTAGATCCG AGTAACAACCTCACATTTCGAGGTGCGAGGATATATCACGCTATGATGGAGGAGATGCTTCACAAAGGAATGGGGAATGCGCACAAT GCTATCCTATCAGGTGGGTCAGCAGGTGGATTGAGTACAATTCTACACTGTGATAGATTTAGATACCTCTTTCCGAATACTACTAGAGTAAAGTGCATATCCGATTCTGGTTTTTTCATCCACGG GGAAGGTGCATTGGCAAACAAATCTGGACCACATTTTGCTCATGTGATTGAAACACAT GAACTTGGTGCGTTATTGCCTAAATCATGCACGTCTAAAAGAGACCCCAATTTG TGCCTCTTCCCAGAGTATTTGATTGAAGATGTTTCCACGCCACTCTTTTTAGTCGAAACCGCTTTTGATTCCTTCCAG ATTAAATACAGCTTCAAGCCAAAGTCGATACAATGGGGTCTTTGCGAGTTGAGCTTGGAACAATGTAATTCCCAACAAATAAGAATCATAGAAG AGTTTCGACCTATTGTTCTCAAAACATTGATGAAACTTGATAAGTCTTGTAGTAGAGGGGTGTTTGTTGATTCATGCTACCTTCATGGCCACATTGCTAGAAGATCAACTTGGACGCGCTCACCTCTAGTTCGTAATACT ACGATGGAAC